The window CCGCTGGACATTGGCGGCGAAGGCCGCCTGGTCGAAATCGGCGGGCCCGGCCAGATCGACCTTGGTGAGCACCACCAGATGGGCGGACCCGAAGGCCGTGGGGTACTTCAGCGGCTTGTCCTCGCCCTCCGTCACCGCCATCAGCACGATGCGCAGGCGCTCGCCGAGATCGTAGGAGGCCGGACAGACGAGGTTGCCGACGTTCTCGACGAACAGCAGCGAGGTGCCCTCGGGCAGCCAGCTCTCCACATGGCCGCGCAGCTGCCGCGCCTCCAGATGGCACAGCCCGTCCGTCAGCAGCTGCTTCACCGGGGCCCCCGAGCGGGCGAGCCGGTGCGCGTCGTTCTCGGTGGCCAGGTCGGCGGTGAGCGCGGCCACCGGAAGCCCCCGCTCCACCGCCCTGGCCAGCACCCGCCCGAGCAGCTCCGTCTTGCCGCTGCCCGGGCTGGACAGCAGGTTGACCACGCTCACGCCCCGCCGGGCCAGCTCCTCGCGCAGCCCCGCGGCCAGGGAGTCGTTCTTCGCCAGGACGGCCTGGGTGACCTCGTCCACGGAATCGCACATGGAGCCGCTCCTCGCGGTCGGTAAGCACATCGGTAGGGAAATCAGTCCGCTACCGATCCTCCGCGCCACCGCTCACCGTGCCCGGCAGCCCGGCCGACGACAGGGCGGCGGATTCCTCCGGGCGGCTCAACGTGGGCGTGGCAGCCGGGTCCGTGAGCAGCTCCGGGACCATGGTGTGCAGCGCCGCGACGGCCCGCCCGACCGCTTCGCGCACCGTCGCGCTGATGCCCGGCGCGATGTCCTCGTCGGCGGGTGCCCGCAGCTCGGGCTCGCAGGCCAGGACGAGGACACGCGGCAGCGGCTCGTCGCCCAGGTGGGCGGCCAGGGCGAGGACCTTCGCCGGGTCCATGCCGTGCGCCTCGGGCGGGGCGCCCCCCGAGGCACCGTCGGGCAGGTCCGGCTCGACCAGCGACAGGGTGCCCGGCGCGTGTCCCCGTACCGCCGCGTCGACCAGGACGGCCGTGTCGTAGCCGTCGAGCAGTTCGTACGCCAGATCCATCCCGCGG of the Streptomyces koelreuteriae genome contains:
- the hypB gene encoding hydrogenase nickel incorporation protein HypB; translation: MCDSVDEVTQAVLAKNDSLAAGLREELARRGVSVVNLLSSPGSGKTELLGRVLARAVERGLPVAALTADLATENDAHRLARSGAPVKQLLTDGLCHLEARQLRGHVESWLPEGTSLLFVENVGNLVCPASYDLGERLRIVLMAVTEGEDKPLKYPTAFGSAHLVVLTKVDLAGPADFDQAAFAANVQRVNPGVELLFSCARTDDGVDTLLERVLAVRDGAPVHRPPLAPRPHSHSHSDSHSHSHSHEGTEAGLVS
- a CDS encoding hydrogenase maturation protease, which gives rise to MSARLLVAGVGNIFLADDAFGPEVIRALERNPLPPEVRVRDFGIRGMDLAYELLDGYDTAVLVDAAVRGHAPGTLSLVEPDLPDGASGGAPPEAHGMDPAKVLALAAHLGDEPLPRVLVLACEPELRAPADEDIAPGISATVREAVGRAVAALHTMVPELLTDPAATPTLSRPEESAALSSAGLPGTVSGGAEDR